One segment of Thermodesulfovibrio sp. 3907-1M DNA contains the following:
- a CDS encoding phosphatase PAP2 family protein, translated as MQFLHSRVKILFLIVLFLIPLFIFAFDKDVMLFIKHFQKNHMNLNQFFEELDMIMDFVYKAAIIVISLFAIYSLFKKKEVGKSLSMGIIAVSIVIQIKHLIGRARPRLGFDTFFAGPSLNYLYSSFPSGHTTFAFMLATVFSHYYPKYRYLFYAFAIWVGFERVEDFAHFPSDVLAGAVLGAIIGRFVIFKLLPKTDQNRSI; from the coding sequence ATGCAATTTTTACATTCTCGGGTTAAAATTCTCTTTCTTATTGTTTTGTTTCTTATTCCGTTATTTATTTTTGCTTTTGATAAAGATGTAATGTTATTTATTAAGCATTTCCAGAAAAATCATATGAATCTTAATCAATTTTTTGAAGAACTGGATATGATAATGGATTTTGTATATAAGGCTGCTATCATAGTAATATCTCTTTTTGCAATTTACAGTTTATTTAAAAAGAAAGAAGTTGGTAAATCTTTATCAATGGGCATCATTGCCGTTTCCATAGTTATCCAAATAAAGCATCTTATTGGAAGGGCAAGACCAAGGCTTGGATTTGATACATTTTTTGCAGGTCCTTCTCTAAACTATCTTTACTCATCATTTCCTTCTGGACATACAACTTTTGCTTTCATGCTTGCCACAGTATTTTCGCACTACTATCCAAAATATCGCTATTTATTTTATGCTTTTGCAATATGGGTGGGATTTGAAAGGGTTGAGGATTTTGCACATTTCCCTTCTGATGTTTTAGCAGGAGCAGTGTTGGGTGCTATTATTGGGCGATTTGTTATATTTAAACTTTTACCAAAAACAGACCAGAATCGTTCAATTTAG
- the otsB gene encoding trehalose-phosphatase: MPEYLFHSNWLDTANVKKIFLFFDFDGTLVPIMKNPEDCYLSYELKEVFKELKNKIKIGIISGRDLKDLKKRVSIKGVYYSGSHGLYIEGPEIKYINPDAERLKDYINKIYREVKKLNDKFLGMVVEKKEFSFALHYRQVDAKNRSTLKKLFSDIISNFNQDYIKILKGKMVFEVLPAVNWNKGSAVSFLISHFKGEHLPVFVGDDITDETVFSEINDKGLTVKVGYSKKTLAKYFIRNQKEVYRFIKTLKEVLNA; this comes from the coding sequence ATGCCGGAATATCTTTTTCATTCAAACTGGCTTGATACTGCAAATGTAAAAAAAATATTTTTGTTTTTTGATTTTGATGGAACTCTTGTTCCGATAATGAAAAATCCAGAAGACTGTTATTTATCTTATGAACTTAAAGAAGTTTTTAAGGAACTTAAAAATAAAATAAAAATTGGAATAATAAGCGGTAGAGATTTGAAAGATTTAAAAAAGAGAGTTTCAATAAAAGGAGTTTACTACAGTGGAAGTCATGGTTTATACATAGAAGGTCCAGAGATAAAATATATTAATCCAGATGCGGAAAGACTGAAGGATTATATAAACAAAATTTACAGAGAGGTTAAAAAATTGAATGATAAATTTCTGGGAATGGTGGTTGAAAAAAAAGAGTTTTCTTTTGCACTTCATTATCGTCAGGTTGATGCAAAAAATAGAAGCACACTGAAAAAGCTCTTTTCAGATATTATCAGCAATTTTAACCAAGATTATATAAAAATTTTAAAGGGGAAAATGGTTTTTGAAGTATTACCAGCAGTTAACTGGAATAAAGGCAGCGCAGTTTCATTTTTGATAAGTCACTTTAAAGGAGAACATTTACCTGTTTTTGTTGGTGATGACATTACAGATGAAACAGTATTCAGCGAAATTAATGATAAGGGTTTAACCGTTAAAGTTGGATATTCAAAAAAAACTCTGGCAAAATACTTTATCAGGAATCAGAAAGAGGTATATAGGTTTATTAAAACATTGAAAGAGGTTTTAAATGCTTGA
- a CDS encoding trehalose-6-phosphate synthase: MKLTFRLILSLFIGITLVVAVFSLIQINDEKNSLQADIERRSIILAESLRESVVTLVETGQTERLSRLVEKFGNRERLKGVAVFDASGHVISSNSFLKSHISKAPVEVINALAEKSPKSKFIKIDRERIYLYVIPIFSDVFEEKPLIGALALFQDASYIDIRLKEMWKQNMLRLLALTISIVAISVLVIKWNITGPVARMAEWLKELRTGKIKNPPSYVPVKGDVLAPLVNEVTNLIKTLSMIKAKAEEEERFKAVTDSLWTAERLKEFIRIELGDKKLFLLSNREPYMHIKEGENIKCVVPAGGLVTALDPVMKACDGVWIAHGAGDADREVVDREDKIRVPPEKPSYTLKRVWLTKEEEKKYYYGFSNEGLWPLCHITYVRPVFRKEDWIEYQRVNEKFANALLDEIKDEDSPLVLVQDYHLALVPLLIKQKRPDAKIALFWHIPWPNPEVFGICPWAREILIGMLGADLIGFHIQFYCNNFLDTVDRFLESKIDWEHFSIERRGQITTVKPFPISVSFEDFSDNVENKAKLKVKLIKELGIKAEYIGVGVDRIDYTKGILERFLGIERFLEKYPQFIGKFSFVQFGSPSRTHIKQYREIMDAVEEVADRINWKFQSNNYKPIVFLKGYHPHSKIIPFYKIADLCMVTSLHDGMNLVAKEFIASREDESGVLILSQFAGASRELKDAVIINPYDIESIADAIYDALTMDEDEKMERMRKMRSFIQERNIYRWTRDLIASLVRL; the protein is encoded by the coding sequence ATGAAATTAACCTTCAGGCTTATTTTATCTCTTTTTATTGGCATTACACTTGTTGTGGCAGTTTTCTCTTTAATTCAGATCAATGATGAAAAAAATAGTCTTCAGGCTGATATTGAAAGAAGAAGCATAATACTTGCAGAAAGTCTGCGAGAGTCTGTTGTAACGCTGGTTGAAACAGGACAGACTGAGAGACTTAGCAGGCTTGTTGAAAAATTCGGCAATCGTGAAAGACTGAAGGGTGTTGCTGTTTTTGATGCATCAGGGCATGTTATATCTTCAAATTCTTTCCTGAAATCCCATATATCAAAAGCACCTGTTGAGGTGATAAATGCTCTCGCTGAAAAATCTCCAAAATCCAAGTTTATAAAAATTGACAGAGAAAGAATATATCTCTATGTAATACCAATATTTTCAGATGTCTTTGAAGAAAAGCCTTTAATCGGTGCTTTAGCACTATTTCAGGATGCTTCATATATTGATATAAGACTTAAAGAGATGTGGAAACAGAATATGCTTCGTTTGTTGGCTTTAACTATTTCAATTGTAGCAATCTCTGTTCTTGTAATTAAATGGAATATTACAGGTCCTGTTGCTCGTATGGCTGAATGGCTTAAAGAGTTAAGAACAGGAAAAATTAAAAATCCTCCATCTTATGTGCCTGTTAAAGGAGACGTTCTTGCTCCATTGGTAAATGAAGTTACAAATCTGATTAAAACCCTATCAATGATTAAGGCAAAAGCTGAAGAGGAAGAAAGATTTAAAGCAGTTACAGACTCACTGTGGACTGCTGAAAGACTCAAGGAATTTATCAGAATAGAATTAGGAGATAAGAAACTGTTTCTTCTTTCAAACAGAGAACCATATATGCACATAAAAGAAGGAGAGAACATAAAGTGCGTTGTTCCTGCAGGAGGACTTGTTACAGCCCTTGACCCTGTTATGAAAGCCTGTGATGGAGTATGGATTGCCCATGGAGCAGGAGATGCTGACAGAGAGGTTGTTGACAGAGAGGACAAAATAAGAGTGCCACCTGAAAAACCTTCATATACATTAAAAAGAGTATGGCTTACAAAAGAAGAAGAAAAAAAATATTACTATGGATTTTCCAATGAAGGACTCTGGCCCCTCTGTCACATAACCTATGTTAGACCTGTTTTCAGAAAGGAAGACTGGATTGAGTATCAGAGAGTGAATGAAAAATTCGCCAATGCCCTGCTTGATGAGATAAAAGATGAGGACTCTCCCCTTGTTCTCGTTCAGGATTATCATCTTGCTCTTGTTCCTCTTTTAATAAAGCAAAAAAGACCTGATGCAAAAATAGCTTTGTTCTGGCATATTCCATGGCCTAATCCTGAAGTGTTTGGTATATGTCCATGGGCAAGAGAAATTCTTATTGGAATGCTTGGTGCAGATTTAATAGGCTTTCATATTCAGTTTTACTGCAACAACTTCCTTGATACCGTTGACAGATTTCTTGAATCAAAGATAGACTGGGAACATTTTTCAATAGAACGAAGAGGCCAGATTACGACTGTAAAGCCTTTTCCAATAAGTGTCAGTTTTGAGGATTTTTCAGATAATGTTGAAAATAAGGCAAAACTAAAAGTAAAACTTATTAAAGAACTCGGAATAAAAGCAGAATACATTGGAGTGGGCGTTGACAGAATTGACTATACAAAAGGAATCCTTGAAAGATTTCTTGGAATTGAGAGATTTCTTGAAAAATATCCCCAATTTATTGGTAAGTTTAGCTTCGTGCAGTTTGGCTCCCCAAGCAGAACTCACATAAAACAATACAGAGAAATTATGGATGCTGTTGAAGAAGTCGCAGACAGAATTAACTGGAAGTTTCAGAGTAATAATTACAAACCCATAGTATTTTTAAAAGGATATCATCCTCATTCAAAAATTATACCTTTTTATAAAATAGCAGACCTTTGCATGGTAACATCTCTTCATGATGGAATGAATCTCGTGGCAAAAGAGTTTATTGCATCAAGAGAAGACGAAAGCGGAGTTCTTATTTTAAGTCAATTCGCAGGTGCATCCCGTGAACTTAAAGATGCAGTTATAATTAATCCATATGATATTGAAAGCATAGCAGATGCAATATATGATGCTTTAACAATGGATGAAGATGAAAAAATGGAAAGAATGCGTAAGATGAGAAGTTTTATTCAGGAAAGGAATATATATCGCTGGACAAGAGATCTTATTGCATCACTGGTGAGACTCTGA
- the glgB gene encoding 1,4-alpha-glucan branching protein GlgB: MIRHDVSLFTDFDIYLFKEGNHFNAYEKLGSHIIEVDGQRGIYFAVWAPNAEQVYVIGDFNGWKPLHPLSVRWDGSGIWEGFIPGIDKGTKYKYYIISRYGYHLEKGDPYAFLWETPPATASIVWDLEYQWNDKKWMQNRAQKNSLYSPISIYEVHLGSWRRGEGNRFLTYRELAEWLPEYVKELGFTHVEFLPVMEHPFYGSWGYQTIGYFAPTSRYGTPQDFMYLIDKLHQYEIGVILDWVPSHFPDDGHGLSFFDGTYLYEHQDPKKGYHPHWHSYIFNHGRNEIRNFLISSAIFWLEKYHIDGLRVDAVASMLYLDYGRQHGEWIPNRYGGKENLEAIEFIRRLNEAVYEKYPDTQTIAEESTAWPLVTRPTYIGGLGFGMKWNMGWMHDTLNYFSKDPIYRKYHHGELTFSIWYAFSENFVLPLSHDEVVYGKGSLLNKMPGDSWQKFANLRLLFGYMYAHPGKKLIFMGGEFGQLCEWYHEKSLDWHLLQYPQHQGIQRLIKDLNNLYRNEPALYEFEFDPSGFEWIDFSDAEQSIISFLRKGTAQMILIVCNFTPVPRFNYRIGVPFKGYWREILNTDSELYGGSNCGNMGGVFSEDTPMHGRPYSLKLTLPPLGVLFLKRQNE, encoded by the coding sequence ATGATAAGGCATGATGTAAGCCTTTTTACTGATTTTGACATTTATCTTTTTAAAGAAGGAAATCATTTTAATGCCTATGAAAAGCTCGGTTCTCACATTATTGAGGTTGATGGACAGAGAGGAATATATTTTGCTGTGTGGGCACCAAATGCAGAACAGGTCTATGTTATAGGTGATTTTAATGGATGGAAACCATTACATCCTCTTTCAGTAAGATGGGATGGCTCTGGTATATGGGAGGGTTTTATACCTGGAATTGATAAAGGCACAAAGTATAAATACTATATCATATCCAGATACGGTTATCATCTTGAAAAAGGAGATCCTTATGCTTTTTTATGGGAAACTCCTCCTGCAACTGCATCAATAGTTTGGGATTTAGAGTATCAGTGGAATGATAAAAAATGGATGCAAAACAGGGCTCAGAAAAACTCCCTTTATTCACCCATATCAATATATGAGGTTCATCTTGGTTCATGGAGAAGAGGTGAAGGAAATAGATTTCTTACATACAGAGAGCTTGCTGAATGGTTACCAGAATATGTAAAAGAATTAGGCTTTACTCATGTAGAATTTTTACCTGTTATGGAACATCCTTTTTATGGTTCATGGGGATATCAAACAATTGGATATTTTGCACCCACAAGTAGATATGGCACCCCTCAGGACTTTATGTATTTGATTGATAAGCTTCACCAGTATGAAATCGGTGTAATTCTTGACTGGGTTCCATCTCATTTTCCCGATGATGGACATGGACTCAGCTTTTTTGATGGAACTTATCTTTATGAGCATCAGGATCCCAAAAAAGGATACCATCCTCACTGGCACAGTTATATCTTCAATCATGGAAGAAATGAGATTAGGAACTTTCTTATAAGCTCAGCAATATTCTGGCTTGAAAAGTATCACATTGACGGATTAAGAGTTGATGCTGTTGCCTCAATGCTTTATCTTGATTATGGAAGACAGCACGGAGAATGGATTCCAAATAGGTATGGAGGCAAGGAAAATTTAGAGGCAATAGAATTTATAAGAAGACTTAATGAAGCAGTTTATGAAAAATATCCTGATACTCAAACAATTGCTGAAGAATCAACAGCCTGGCCTCTTGTCACCCGTCCTACCTATATTGGTGGACTTGGATTCGGGATGAAGTGGAATATGGGATGGATGCATGACACACTTAATTATTTTTCAAAGGATCCCATATACAGAAAATATCATCATGGAGAGCTTACATTCAGTATATGGTATGCTTTTTCTGAAAACTTTGTTCTTCCGCTAAGTCATGATGAGGTTGTTTATGGTAAGGGATCTCTTTTAAATAAAATGCCCGGAGATAGCTGGCAGAAGTTTGCTAATCTAAGGCTTCTTTTTGGATATATGTATGCTCATCCAGGTAAAAAACTTATTTTTATGGGAGGAGAGTTTGGACAGCTGTGTGAGTGGTATCATGAAAAAAGTCTTGACTGGCATCTTCTTCAGTATCCCCAGCATCAGGGCATTCAAAGATTGATAAAAGATTTGAACAATCTTTACAGAAATGAGCCAGCCCTTTATGAGTTTGAATTTGATCCATCAGGTTTTGAATGGATTGATTTTAGCGATGCAGAGCAGAGTATAATAAGTTTTTTGAGAAAAGGAACAGCCCAGATGATTTTGATTGTATGCAATTTCACGCCTGTTCCAAGATTTAATTACCGAATAGGAGTTCCCTTTAAAGGTTACTGGAGAGAGATTTTAAATACTGATTCAGAGCTTTACGGAGGAAGTAACTGCGGAAACATGGGAGGAGTCTTTTCAGAAGATACACCAATGCATGGAAGACCTTATTCTCTAAAGTTAACTTTGCCTCCTCTTGGAGTTTTATTTCTAAAAAGGCAAAATGAATAA
- a CDS encoding DUF202 domain-containing protein: protein MLQALEENNSIHPRVRNRRVHLANERTFLAWIRTSIGIMAFGFVVEKFALFVRQLSIFLGKEMPQSTHIGYSSFFGAFLIALGAVMGFLAFIRYKKVEKQIDEDSYKPSLLLDILLVISILAIAVFLIIYMLHSI from the coding sequence GTGCTTCAAGCATTGGAAGAAAACAATAGCATTCATCCAAGAGTTCGTAACAGAAGAGTTCATCTTGCCAATGAAAGGACTTTTCTTGCATGGATTAGAACAAGCATCGGAATAATGGCATTTGGATTTGTTGTTGAAAAGTTTGCACTTTTTGTAAGGCAACTCTCTATTTTTCTGGGCAAAGAGATGCCTCAGTCAACACATATAGGATATTCTTCATTTTTTGGAGCCTTTCTTATTGCTCTTGGTGCAGTAATGGGTTTTCTTGCATTTATAAGATATAAAAAAGTAGAAAAACAAATTGATGAAGATAGTTATAAGCCCTCTTTATTACTTGATATACTTTTAGTGATTTCTATCCTTGCAATTGCGGTGTTTTTAATAATTTACATGCTCCATAGTATTTAA
- a CDS encoding cation:proton antiporter, with product MELHLIFLYLAVLLFFARLTGDIFAKFGIPSVIGEIFVGVLLGQSVLGIIPLSDVFRLLAELGIIILLFHIGLEADLKQLKQVGISALAVALTGAVAPIITGFLVSYYIFNFPFMSSLFIGGTLTATSIGITVRVLEDLGKIKERFAQIVLGAAVLDDIFGVVVLAALFEFSKTQEIHLNATLLLILYIGTFFLFAPIIGKIFAYFISFLAKKLNTLDFVPPIVVAIILLFAFAAHEIGSPEILGAFTAGIAFSRRFTIPFAAAFQADREIIHKIEESLNPLIWIFTPIFFVYVGLQINLRAIDFQSLHFWALSAVLLIVALATKLLAGLFVKGTKKEKLSVGFSMLPRGEVGLIFAEFGRISGIYDSTLYAVIIFVVALTTLIAPVVLKTLLKEEKGKFS from the coding sequence ATGGAACTTCATCTTATTTTTCTTTATCTGGCGGTTTTGCTGTTTTTTGCAAGGCTTACAGGAGACATCTTTGCAAAATTTGGCATTCCATCTGTTATTGGTGAGATATTCGTAGGAGTGCTTCTTGGACAGAGTGTTCTTGGAATAATTCCACTTAGTGATGTTTTTCGCTTGCTTGCAGAACTTGGAATAATAATTTTGCTTTTTCACATCGGACTTGAGGCTGATTTAAAACAATTGAAACAGGTCGGTATTTCTGCTTTAGCTGTTGCACTCACTGGAGCAGTAGCTCCAATTATTACAGGATTTCTTGTTTCCTATTACATTTTTAATTTCCCATTTATGAGCTCTCTTTTTATTGGAGGGACTCTTACTGCTACAAGCATTGGCATTACTGTAAGAGTACTTGAAGATTTAGGTAAAATAAAAGAACGCTTTGCTCAGATAGTGCTTGGTGCAGCAGTTTTAGATGACATATTTGGCGTTGTTGTGCTTGCAGCATTGTTTGAGTTTTCAAAAACTCAGGAGATTCATTTAAATGCTACATTGCTTCTAATACTTTATATTGGGACATTCTTTCTCTTTGCACCAATAATAGGTAAAATTTTTGCCTATTTCATAAGCTTTCTTGCAAAAAAGCTCAATACCCTTGATTTTGTTCCTCCTATTGTAGTTGCCATAATTCTGCTGTTTGCCTTTGCCGCGCATGAAATAGGCTCACCTGAAATACTTGGTGCATTTACTGCAGGAATTGCCTTTTCAAGAAGATTCACTATTCCCTTTGCTGCAGCTTTTCAGGCAGACAGAGAGATTATCCATAAAATTGAAGAATCGCTGAATCCTCTCATATGGATATTTACTCCAATATTTTTTGTCTATGTGGGATTGCAAATTAATTTGAGAGCAATTGATTTTCAGTCTCTGCACTTCTGGGCTTTAAGTGCTGTCCTCCTCATAGTTGCTCTCGCAACCAAACTACTGGCTGGTTTATTTGTAAAAGGGACAAAAAAAGAAAAATTAAGTGTTGGCTTTTCCATGCTTCCAAGAGGTGAGGTAGGTCTTATTTTTGCTGAATTTGGAAGAATAAGCGGAATTTATGACAGCACCCTTTATGCAGTAATAATCTTTGTTGTTGCTCTAACCACTCTGATTGCTCCTGTTGTATTAAAAACTCTTTTAAAAGAAGAAAAGGGGAAATTCTCATGA
- the tatA gene encoding twin-arginine translocase TatA/TatE family subunit → MLSYQDIFLFSIIIIVLFGSSKLPEIGKGLGEAIRGFKKAVSDAESREEHKGTEEIENKKLN, encoded by the coding sequence ATGCTCAGTTATCAGGATATATTTCTTTTTTCAATAATCATAATTGTTCTTTTTGGCTCTTCCAAGCTTCCTGAGATAGGCAAAGGTCTTGGAGAAGCCATTAGAGGCTTTAAAAAAGCTGTGTCAGATGCTGAATCTCGTGAGGAACACAAAGGGACTGAAGAGATTGAAAATAAAAAACTAAATTGA
- a CDS encoding glycosyltransferase family 39 protein encodes MNKIVFAIIIFISLLRLGSGRLFDVDEAVFAQATKEMIQSGDWITPTYNGEPRYDKPILFYWLMAFSFKLFGVNEFAARFTSALSGLILCAVLYFFIKNLKGEKQAFYTILSFAFSLYYFIYTHAAVTDMALSLFISISLICFYMSEEKNKKFIYGFYIFSAFAFLTKGLIGIVFPFGIASVYLCIKKGFKGLKELYNLWAILLFLLISMPWYVAQILINGKEFIEQFFIKHHFMRYTGVISGHRGPIYFFIPVLIIGMFPWISFIGKAFKNFKRDALKQFSLVWAGFIFLFFSFSTTKLPNYILPAIPAFSILISYGMIEVNKNFSRIPYIFSAVISILIAGFLIVVKVKITNLLPYFNMSWLNVLLLIISFFAVISIYTFLRRERGFLLFAGLSFILILAISIKVLPAINEYMQGTLYKYSIYAKQNLQKNDVLITYKINKPSIPFYSDRRILRIDSEKELIESIKNKGITERKLNGVVISRVKDVEFLKSIGLNLIEEDRDYAIFTFSG; translated from the coding sequence ATGAATAAAATTGTTTTTGCAATCATTATATTTATATCCCTATTAAGGCTTGGCTCCGGGAGGCTTTTTGATGTTGATGAAGCAGTCTTTGCACAGGCAACAAAAGAGATGATTCAGAGTGGAGACTGGATAACTCCTACATATAATGGTGAGCCCAGATATGACAAGCCCATTCTTTTTTACTGGCTGATGGCTTTTTCTTTCAAGTTATTTGGAGTTAATGAGTTTGCTGCAAGATTTACTTCAGCGTTATCAGGCTTGATTTTATGTGCTGTTCTTTATTTTTTTATTAAAAACCTGAAAGGTGAGAAACAGGCTTTTTATACTATTTTATCATTTGCTTTTTCTTTGTATTATTTCATTTATACCCATGCTGCTGTGACAGATATGGCATTAAGTCTATTTATAAGCATTAGTCTCATCTGTTTTTACATGTCAGAAGAAAAAAATAAAAAGTTTATTTATGGATTTTATATTTTCTCAGCCTTTGCTTTTCTTACAAAAGGATTAATTGGCATAGTGTTTCCATTTGGTATAGCTTCAGTTTATTTATGCATTAAAAAGGGCTTTAAAGGATTAAAGGAGCTTTACAACTTGTGGGCAATTTTGCTTTTTCTTTTAATATCAATGCCATGGTATGTTGCTCAAATTCTGATAAATGGTAAAGAATTTATTGAGCAGTTTTTCATAAAGCATCATTTTATGCGATATACAGGAGTGATTTCAGGACACAGAGGTCCGATTTATTTTTTTATCCCTGTATTAATAATCGGAATGTTTCCATGGATTTCTTTTATTGGAAAGGCTTTTAAAAATTTTAAAAGAGATGCTCTTAAGCAGTTTTCTTTGGTCTGGGCAGGATTTATCTTCCTGTTTTTTTCTTTTTCAACGACAAAGCTTCCAAACTATATTCTACCTGCTATTCCTGCTTTTTCAATCTTAATTTCCTATGGCATGATTGAGGTTAATAAAAATTTTTCAAGAATTCCATATATTTTTTCGGCAGTTATTTCAATTTTAATTGCAGGTTTTTTAATTGTTGTAAAAGTAAAGATTACCAACTTGTTACCGTATTTTAATATGAGCTGGCTTAACGTACTCCTCTTGATAATAAGTTTCTTTGCTGTGATAAGCATTTATACATTCCTAAGAAGAGAGAGGGGTTTTTTATTGTTTGCGGGATTGAGTTTCATTTTAATTTTAGCTATTTCAATAAAAGTACTGCCTGCCATAAATGAATATATGCAGGGAACGCTTTATAAATACAGCATTTATGCTAAGCAGAATCTTCAAAAAAATGATGTTTTAATTACATACAAAATAAACAAGCCAAGTATTCCCTTTTATTCGGACAGAAGAATACTGAGGATTGACTCTGAAAAAGAGCTTATTGAAAGCATTAAAAATAAAGGCATTACAGAACGAAAATTAAATGGAGTTGTTATATCACGGGTTAAAGATGTGGAATTTTTAAAAAGTATCGGATTAAACTTGATAGAGGAGGACAGAGATTATGCAATTTTTACATTCTCGGGTTAA
- a CDS encoding DUF5752 family protein, with the protein MLEWFEKNWFIFFVPLIVLVSFTILAFFVRFKFSKYIIDRLKSVKWAGKEIVISNLTIIIFYWILIIGAYTAVELSPVKGQIYLIICRILLTVFFLSLIYVLYRTAIEMLNLYSETIKKPLFKPFQALKTAFVIVFITMAILIFFEIWKFPTTPFILFIILGCAIAVFALKENISNFIAGFDIINGEIIKKGDYIKLESGEEGSVLNITWRHIEVKSFDEKILIIPNSRLIKAKLEILRKPPKKAKEPFRFYTRLNAKELTGLKAKNLTELLRYIREVPDSVIFYHTHDFIEEYHYLTPQPSNEFALWIGNALGYDALAEKLSSMDIFEFSSIGEIRKRVSDIIEEYLSNNPGDKNCEEGEEFHFIKSVSVIMPTPYIAHDLREFVQVLRFISSNSLFFHIYEAKLRVGKISNDFSLWLSESLGESKLAEAIMSIDPYMHTIESLREQIISIIESYLETEVTVG; encoded by the coding sequence ATGCTTGAATGGTTTGAAAAAAACTGGTTTATATTTTTTGTTCCGCTGATAGTTTTAGTGTCTTTCACAATCTTAGCATTCTTTGTAAGATTCAAATTTTCTAAATATATTATAGACAGGCTTAAATCAGTAAAGTGGGCTGGCAAGGAGATAGTTATCTCAAATCTTACTATTATTATATTTTACTGGATTTTAATCATTGGTGCCTATACTGCAGTAGAACTCTCTCCTGTAAAAGGACAAATTTATTTGATTATCTGCAGAATTCTTCTAACCGTTTTCTTTCTATCTTTAATCTATGTTCTTTACAGAACAGCAATAGAAATGTTAAATCTTTACTCTGAAACTATAAAGAAACCTCTATTTAAACCTTTTCAGGCATTGAAAACCGCATTTGTTATTGTTTTTATTACTATGGCAATATTGATATTTTTTGAGATATGGAAGTTCCCCACCACTCCTTTTATTCTTTTTATAATTCTTGGCTGCGCAATAGCTGTTTTTGCTCTAAAAGAAAATATTTCAAATTTTATTGCTGGTTTTGACATTATAAATGGTGAGATAATCAAAAAAGGAGACTATATTAAACTTGAATCTGGTGAAGAAGGTAGTGTTTTAAACATAACATGGAGACATATAGAGGTAAAAAGTTTTGACGAAAAAATATTAATCATACCCAATAGCAGGCTTATTAAAGCAAAACTGGAAATACTCAGAAAACCGCCCAAAAAAGCAAAAGAACCTTTCAGATTTTATACAAGACTAAACGCAAAAGAACTTACAGGATTAAAGGCAAAAAATCTAACTGAACTATTGAGATACATAAGAGAAGTTCCCGATTCTGTTATTTTCTATCATACCCATGACTTTATTGAAGAGTATCACTATCTTACCCCTCAGCCTTCTAATGAATTTGCTCTATGGATTGGAAATGCTTTAGGTTATGATGCCCTTGCTGAAAAACTCTCTTCAATGGACATCTTTGAGTTCTCAAGTATTGGAGAAATAAGAAAAAGAGTATCAGATATAATTGAGGAATATCTCAGCAATAACCCCGGCGATAAAAATTGTGAAGAAGGAGAAGAGTTTCATTTTATTAAATCTGTGAGTGTAATCATGCCAACACCCTATATTGCTCATGACCTCAGAGAGTTTGTTCAAGTATTAAGATTTATAAGTTCCAATTCTTTGTTTTTTCATATATATGAGGCAAAATTAAGAGTTGGTAAAATCTCCAATGATTTTTCTTTATGGCTAAGTGAAAGTCTTGGTGAGTCAAAACTTGCAGAGGCTATTATGAGCATAGACCCCTATATGCACACAATTGAAAGCTTAAGAGAGCAGATAATCTCTATAATTGAGAGTTATCTTGAAACGGAGGTAACAGTTGGATAG